The following are encoded in a window of Novosphingobium sp. THN1 genomic DNA:
- a CDS encoding cytochrome P450, whose translation MMLPASTVDIFSDAVLEDPWPTYRALRDLGSAVWLEPTNVCFIGRYADVRRALNDWQVFSSAQGIGFNPVINAAWDEALICQDPPVHTARRKLMMEALGPAALKPVADTIEQRASALVDRIATMGTFDAVSDFALDLPVGVVMDLIGWPHDVRPALLDLASGSWNAAGPANARMEQGLSGLQEMMGLLSNLYDKERVLPGGFAAKLIASSRRGEISRETAIGMLAGYVVAAFETTISAMAAGIQLFADNPAEWDRLRTDPRLAMHAANEIVRMETPLQSFARVTTQDAELSDGSVIPAGTRVVVCYASANRDERQFEAPDSFRIDRREKQNLGFGHGPHGCAGQNLARMELTAVFGALAKRITRFECQGNGVRALNNISRSLARLPTLAVAA comes from the coding sequence ATGATGCTGCCAGCCAGCACGGTCGACATCTTCTCGGACGCCGTCCTTGAAGACCCTTGGCCGACATACCGTGCCTTGCGCGATCTCGGTTCGGCCGTCTGGCTGGAGCCGACGAACGTCTGCTTCATCGGTCGCTATGCCGACGTGCGCCGCGCGCTCAACGACTGGCAGGTGTTTTCCTCGGCGCAGGGGATCGGCTTCAATCCCGTGATCAATGCCGCATGGGACGAGGCGCTGATCTGTCAGGACCCGCCGGTTCATACCGCAAGGCGCAAGCTGATGATGGAGGCGCTCGGCCCTGCGGCATTGAAACCCGTGGCGGACACTATCGAGCAGCGCGCTTCCGCTCTGGTGGACCGCATTGCGACGATGGGCACGTTTGACGCGGTCTCCGACTTTGCGCTCGACTTGCCGGTCGGCGTGGTCATGGACCTGATCGGCTGGCCGCACGACGTGCGCCCTGCATTGCTCGATCTGGCATCGGGATCATGGAACGCGGCGGGTCCGGCCAATGCCCGTATGGAACAGGGTCTCAGCGGTCTTCAGGAGATGATGGGACTGCTGAGCAACCTTTATGACAAGGAGCGCGTGCTGCCAGGCGGCTTTGCCGCGAAGCTGATCGCCTCTTCCCGCCGTGGCGAGATCAGCCGTGAGACCGCAATTGGCATGCTGGCGGGCTACGTCGTCGCCGCGTTCGAAACGACCATCAGCGCCATGGCCGCAGGCATCCAGCTCTTTGCCGACAACCCGGCCGAATGGGACAGGCTGCGCACCGATCCGCGCCTTGCCATGCACGCGGCCAACGAGATCGTGCGCATGGAAACGCCGCTCCAGAGCTTCGCTCGCGTCACCACCCAGGACGCCGAGCTTTCCGATGGCAGCGTGATCCCTGCGGGCACCCGCGTCGTGGTGTGCTATGCCAGCGCCAACCGCGACGAGCGCCAGTTCGAAGCGCCAGACTCCTTCCGGATCGACCGGCGCGAGAAGCAGAACCTCGGCTTCGGCCACGGCCCCCACGGCTGTGCAGGGCAGAACCTTGCCCGCATGGAATTGACCGCGGTTTTTGGAGCGCTGGCCAAGCGCATCACGCGGTTTGAGTGCCAAGGCAATGGTGTGCGCGCGCTCAACAACATTTCCCGCTCACTCGCCCGCCTGCCCACTCTCGCCGTCGCTGCCTGA
- a CDS encoding FAD-binding oxidoreductase translates to MTGISRRDVIRTGAVGAAMLGSSAFASPLDGPRQLPAHLDKGAFAAAVKELRAVVGAEWVFADPETTLPYAKSFTPDPRHEHVPSGAVAPASVEEVQAILKVANRYKLPLWTVSTGKNMGYGCATPASSGQMILDMKRMNRIIEIDAELGTALVEPGVTYQDLRDYLDEHNLPFWLDVPTVGPIVSPLGNTLERGVGYTPYGDHFFMQCGMEVVLADGTVVRTGMGSVKNSTTWQAFKWGYGPYIDGIFTQSNFGVVTKLGFWLMPKPPAFKPFMVRHNEMGDVAKIVDAMRPFRMNNLIPNVVLMMGAAYQIAMFHRREELWDKPESIPDDVVRDFAKKHGLGMWNTYFALYGTDEIIAAIEPIVRGAFEASGGEVLTEKEMGGNLWFEHHKNLMSGQLTLEEKGIMRWRGGGMCCFAPVAPAKGIETQQQTELAKEILGKYGFDYSVAYAIGGRELHHLIFIQYDKEDPVEEKKADDCIREMVTRFGERGWASYRTGVNTMDLVAKQYGEANRALNARLKQALDPNHILSPGKQGIA, encoded by the coding sequence ATGACCGGTATCAGCCGCCGCGATGTGATCCGGACCGGCGCCGTGGGTGCCGCCATGCTGGGATCGAGTGCTTTCGCCTCGCCGCTTGATGGCCCGCGCCAATTGCCGGCTCATCTCGACAAGGGCGCCTTTGCCGCAGCCGTCAAAGAACTGCGCGCGGTCGTCGGAGCGGAATGGGTCTTTGCCGATCCCGAAACCACCTTGCCATATGCCAAGAGCTTCACGCCAGATCCCCGTCACGAGCACGTGCCGTCTGGCGCGGTCGCCCCGGCCTCGGTCGAGGAGGTGCAGGCGATCCTGAAGGTCGCCAACAGATACAAGCTCCCGCTGTGGACCGTCTCCACCGGCAAGAACATGGGCTATGGCTGCGCCACGCCTGCCAGCAGTGGCCAGATGATCCTCGACATGAAGCGCATGAACCGCATCATCGAGATCGATGCCGAACTCGGCACGGCGCTTGTGGAACCGGGCGTCACCTACCAGGACCTGCGCGACTATCTGGACGAGCACAACCTGCCGTTCTGGCTCGACGTGCCCACGGTCGGCCCGATCGTCTCGCCGCTGGGCAACACGCTTGAACGTGGCGTTGGCTACACCCCCTATGGCGATCACTTCTTCATGCAGTGCGGCATGGAAGTGGTGCTGGCCGATGGCACGGTGGTGCGCACCGGCATGGGCAGCGTCAAGAATTCGACGACCTGGCAGGCGTTCAAGTGGGGCTACGGGCCCTACATCGACGGCATCTTCACCCAATCGAACTTTGGCGTCGTGACCAAGCTGGGTTTCTGGCTCATGCCCAAGCCGCCCGCTTTCAAGCCGTTCATGGTGCGCCACAACGAGATGGGCGACGTCGCCAAGATCGTCGATGCCATGCGCCCGTTCCGCATGAACAACCTCATTCCCAACGTCGTGCTGATGATGGGCGCGGCTTACCAGATCGCCATGTTCCACCGCCGCGAGGAGCTGTGGGACAAGCCGGAAAGCATTCCCGATGACGTGGTGCGCGATTTTGCGAAGAAGCACGGCCTCGGCATGTGGAACACCTACTTCGCGCTTTATGGCACCGACGAGATCATCGCCGCGATCGAGCCGATCGTGCGCGGTGCCTTCGAGGCATCAGGCGGCGAGGTACTGACCGAGAAGGAAATGGGCGGCAACCTGTGGTTCGAACACCACAAGAACCTGATGTCCGGCCAGCTTACGCTCGAGGAGAAAGGCATCATGCGCTGGCGCGGCGGGGGCATGTGCTGCTTTGCGCCGGTCGCTCCAGCCAAGGGTATCGAGACACAACAGCAGACCGAACTTGCCAAGGAAATCCTCGGCAAATATGGCTTCGACTACTCGGTCGCCTACGCCATCGGCGGGCGCGAACTGCACCACCTGATCTTCATCCAGTATGACAAGGAAGATCCGGTCGAGGAGAAGAAAGCCGACGACTGCATCCGCGAGATGGTCACCCGCTTTGGCGAGCGTGGCTGGGCCAGCTATCGCACCGGCGTCAACACCATGGACCTGGTGGCGAAGCAATACGGCGAAGCCAACCGCGCGCTCAACGCCCGGCTCAAGCAGGCGCTCGACCCCAACCACATCCTTTCGCCCGGCAAGCAGGGGATCGCTTGA